The Clupea harengus chromosome 6, Ch_v2.0.2, whole genome shotgun sequence genome contains a region encoding:
- the LOC105913309 gene encoding acyl-coenzyme A thioesterase 5-like, whose translation MWLMLGYRFLLFKIGRFVKSEIMSVRAIAVHMSPVYSYFDEPVQVIVRGLLPKQTVNLIARVKDDKDIIFQGSAVHQATENGEVDLNCSPSLGGTYTGVEPMGLFWSLTPLASHHKLTRWDASRPLLVDIEVVSNERAGLVLAKVTHQRRFMKEGVQRVVVTDGGLRGTLFIPPGPGPFPGIVDLYTLGGGPSEPRASLLANKGFVVLALAFYRYKDLPKRLDKLDLEYFEEGVRFLLKQPKVKGSGVGVISISKSGDIALSMASYLPGVKAVVSINGCCANTLFPLKYKGTVLPPLLPDVEKIIRTEQGLLDITKTMPNPMAEENQASVIPIERADSHFLFVASEDDKNWDSVFFAELAGQRLRAHGKENFEVVRYPRAGHFVDVPYMPFYPSGVHAAAGEVVMFGGETGANAHAQVDLWGRVQAFFRKHLDSDHPQCKARLEST comes from the exons ATGTGGCTGATGTTAGGGTATAGGTTTTTGTTATTCAAGATTGGCAGGTTTGTAAAATCGGAGATAATGTCTGTCCGTGCTATTGCAGTACACATGTCACCAGTTTATTCTTATTTCGATGAGCCAGTACAGGTCATAGTTCGTGGGCTCTTACCTAAACAGACTGTGAATTTGATAGCGAGAGTGAAAGATGACAAAGATATAATTTTCCAGGGCTCCGCCGTACACCAGGCTACTGAAAATGGAGAGGTGGATTTGaactgctctccctctctgggtgGCACCTACACTGGAGTTGAGCCTATGGGGCTCTTTTGGTCGTTGACACCATTAGCCTCTCATCATAAATTGACACGGTGGGATGCATCAAGGCCTTTGTTAGTGGATATTGAGGTGGTCAGTAATGAAAGAGCTGGACTTGTCCTCGCCAAGGTGACGCACCAAAGGCGTTTCATGAAGGAAGGTGTCCAAAGGGTGGTCGTGACAGATGGTGGACTACGTGGAACCCTTTTCATTCCACCAG GGCCAGGGCCATTCCCTGGCATTGTGGACCTGTATACCTTAGGTGGCGGCCCATCAGAACCGAGAGCCAGTCTGCTGGCCAATAAAGGCTTCGTAGTGCTCGCTCTGGCTTTCTACCGCTACAAGGATTTGCCTAAAAGACTTGACAAACTAGATCTGGAGTACTTTGAAGAGGGAGTACGCTTCTTGCTGAAACAACCCAAA GTGAAAGGCTCTGGAGTGGGAGTTATTTCCATCTCCAAGAGTGGGGATATAGCCCTGTCAATGGCATCATATCTACCAGGAGTCAAAGCGGTCGTCTCCATTAACGGCTGCTGTGCCAACACCTTGTTTCCCCTCAAGTACAAAGGCACTGTTCTCCCTCCGCTCTTGCCTGACGTAGAGAAAATAATCCGCACAGAGCAAGGACTTTTGGACATCACCAAGACCATGCCGAATCCCATGGCCGAAGAGAACCAGGCCTCTGTGATCCCCATTGAGCGTGCAGACAGCCACTTCCTGTTTGTAGCGTCTGAAGACGACAAGAACTGGGACAGTGTCTTTTTCGCTGAGCTGGCTGGCCAGCGACTCAGAGCGCATGGCAAGGAGAACTTTGAGGTGGTGAGGTACCCCAGGGCAGGTCACTTTGTGGACGTCCCCTACATGCCCTTCTACCCCTCTGGGGTCCATGCAGCCGCAGGTGAAGTGGTGATGTTCGGAGGAGAGACTGGAGCTAATGCACATGCTCAGGTGGACTTATGGGGGAGGGTCCAGGCGTTCTTCAGGAAGCATTTAGACAGTGACCACCCACAATGCAAAGCAAGGCTCGAAAGCACTTAG